Below is a genomic region from Henckelia pumila isolate YLH828 chromosome 3, ASM3356847v2, whole genome shotgun sequence.
AAACATGTAATACATGTGCGATTGGATCAAGATCATTGCTTCACCTCGCTAATAAACAAAAAGAatacatctttttttttttcgcttTTTATAACTCAGACGTTGTATGAACTTGTTCAACAAATATACATCACTGAGTAAATTATATATGCTTGTATAGTCTATAGCTATGAGGTAATGCAAAACGAATTCAGAATTTGATAAGCTTGAATCCATCGACCATCATCCATATTCCATACTTGATTTTTTCAAAAGTATTCGATGCAAAGTATAAGACAAGACATTAATTAACTTCACGCATTTGTTTTATCGATTTATCATCTATTGTATGTTATCTTATATAATCCTTGGAGCCAAGAATTCACCATCATTTTGCTTTTCAATAATCCAATTGATTTGGTATGTCTTTCATGACATAGAAATGAAATACCACATTCCCAAAATGAAAACCAAAGAATCAACATTCAACAACTTATCAACTCAGCATAAACATAGCATTAGTTCAAAGGAGAATTGTACAATTACACCATTTATGAACACACCCTTCCTTAcatcaacacaaacaacaatcACCATCGATCAATTAAGAACAGAAAGACCCCAACACTACGAAATACCAAGAACTCCCGCCTGGTTCGGTACCTATCTTAAGCTTTCTTGGGCGATTTCTTGGCCTTCGACGGAGATTTAGGGGCCTTCTCAGCAACCCTCTCCGATTTCTTTGGTAGGAGGACAGGGTTAATGTTAGGCAACACTCCACCATATGCTATCGTGACACCGGCTAGAAGTTTCCGGAGCTCCTCGTCGTTCCTCACAGCAAGAAGAACATGTCTTGGTATGATCCTGTTCTTCTTGTTATCTCTTGCTGCATTTCCAGCCAACTCCAGAACCTGCAAAAAAGTGTGAAATCAATCGCATATATGAATTTTCGCATAAAATTGAGAACATGGGTAATAATAGATTCACAAGAGTAATTAAAAGGTATAGATATCTGAAATCATCACTCAAAGAAAACTATGAAGAAATTTTCTGAAATTACCTAAAAATTTCAGGAAAAATTGAAATTATCAAGTCgtgtccaaaaaaaaaatgttctaTTTTGTGAATCATTTCAATTCAACCTACTCTAAACCTAATTCGATCGTTGAAACCCAAGGATCGAGCATTTAGGTCAATTAAAACAAAGGGAAAAATTCCTGCAATCACGAAACAGGTGATATAAAATCAACAAATTGTCCCACCAACAAAACACCTAAGCAAATAAAATGCTCGAAATTCACGAAAAAAGAAGCGGCGACATTGAAATTAAAGAGAGAGTGCAGCACCTCGGCAGCAAGGTACTCAAGCACAGCGGCCATGTAAACCGGCGCCCCGGTGCCCACCCGCTGAGCGTATCGTCCCTTCTTCAGATACCGACCGATTCTGCCAACCGGGAACTGCAGGCCGGCCTTCAGCGACCGCGAGACCGGTTTCTTCTTCGGACCGCCGCCCTTTCTTCCACCTGATCCTTTCATGCTCGCCGGAAATTGAACTCTGCGTACAAAAATCTGGCGATAGTGGTGGTGTTGCTGGATTTAAGTAACAGTGAATTTGAGCTGGGGTGACATGTGGAGGAGAATTTGGAGCGTTGGATTCGTTTGATCAACGGTGATGAATCGACAATTGGCTATCCGCGTGCTCTGGAATGGACCAATCAGATAACAGCTCTTACGAAAGCCTATATTTATGGGGTGTCTGAGTTACCAGGTTGGACCCCATGCGGAATCTACTGAAAGTCTGAAATGGAATAATGTAGAAATATGAATGAATGTTATataaaaattgtaattttttttatttcaattattgctaaaaatgaaacataaataaaatgaatttaaattcaaaataatagATATTCAAaaggattattattattattaggctGTGTTTGGTACTAGTTATTGAGTGGGTTTATGGGTTGTTTTTTAGGCCAAACCTTTGTTTGGTATAGTTTATAATAAACCGGTTCAATCAATTATGGAAAGTATAAAGTTAGATAGAGTGGGAGAAGGTAACTCACGTCCCACCCCAATATTAACAATCAATTTGTTAATCATGACCTGTAATTTCAGAAATACCATTTGTCccttatttaaaatatatttattacttttttttaaaaaaaatataagggATATTTTggtcataaaattaaaatctcaTTTCTTAAACTTTTTCATAAATATCAAACCAAAAATATCTAGATTTATCACCACACATTACACATCCTTATCtatcttttttttaatcatttattTAGTAAGCATTCAATAATCTCATCATTCGAACCAAACATAGCCTAAGGTTTAGTAAAAATGATAAGTATAAGCAGTGTCCTAAAAGGCGCTGCCTAGACCCGCCTAGGCGTTGACTAGGCACTAGGCAGTGGGCAACCGTCTCGCTTTCTTGTTAGGCTATGCTTCTAAGCGTTGGCCGCCTAAGCGGCGCCCAAGCCGCCTAGGCTGACAGAAATCCGCCTAGGCGGGCAGAAATCCACCTAAGCGAttactattttttatttaaaaaaaattaaaaatcaaaaaataaaatagagacGCAAAACGAgaaacaaacacagaaaaaaagaagaagcgcagaaaaaaaatcaagaaaaaaattaaatctcatatTACATATCCCATATTACATATGAATATTTgatatctattaatatttatgttgttgttgttgttattattattattataaaaattttataagattttcgtacaaaaactgaaaaacataagatataaaaattatattttatagtaaaactcatgaatattttaagttatttattatttaggttttaaaaaaaaccaccTAGGCAGCTAGACGGTAGTCGGTGGatctttttagaacattgagtATAAGtattgaattaattttttttttgagagttttatattcttatttataAAACTAATAGCCAAATTCATACTTATTGGAATTGGCATTTTCCATTTCATTCTTGGTGCACGTAATGAGACAAGGATTTTAATTTCATTCTAACATCAATGATCAATTTCATCATCTCAAACATGTCCTAAAAGTTTTAAATTGAAATTGACTATATATAAATGAATTATTATGGGACCTTTGGGTATAGTGTTCTCATGCTCCGTTGATtggatgatttttttaaaaaaatatatatattgatttgtGATGATATCACATACCCGGGATGACGATACCCCGGGTGGATTGGACCCGGAAAGATGATGTAACTACGACATGTTAGAGAACCCGGGACTGGGGGGAAGTAACCTGGGATCTGCAAGAAAGGCTTAACCTGGTAGGTCTTAGCATTCGGACCGACACATGAGATCGAAAGGGGCCTGGGAGCTAGAACCTCCCGGAGTAAGCCTTCAAAAATTAGGAAAGGAAAGGAACACCAGTGGGGCCCCGGCCTTTCTATTTTTAGGGCCAGGAAACGGCCACGTTTATTTGAAGTATGTCAGGGTCAAATCACAAATCCAATCATTATTAAACACGAGCCAAAGGAATGGGCTCTGTCCGGAAAGTATGTCAGGGTCAAATCACAAATCCAATCATTACTAAACACGAGCCAAAGGAATGGGCTCTGTTCGGAAATTATGGGGGTCTAAATCACACGTGATAATCATCTTATCACCCTAAAATTTGTCAGTAAGGCCATACCTAGTAATCATTGAGGTCCCAGGTGGGCGAGTATAAAAGCCCATTCTGGGGGGCAAAGGAAAGGGGGACTGAAAAAAAACGGACAAGATATTCGTATATTTTGTATCTTCACTTACCTTTTCCGCTCGGGAATTTATCCATCCCCGGGTAGTCATTTTGTGATAAACACATCATTGGCGTCGTCTGTGGGAAACTTGAGTCTAAGGCGTAGATATGACCATCGTCGATGATCCTGAAAGCTCTCGTCAAGCAGTGGCCGCAATCCAGGAGCAAGTGGATGCTATGGTGGACGCAGCTCTACAAAGAATCATGACGATACAACAAGGAGAAAAAGAGGGCCAAAGGAAGGATAAAGAAAAAGAAGTAGAAGGGGAAGGAGAGCCAGAACCGAGGCCCGAGAAAGAGAAGAGTAAAGGCATACACGTAGAGGATGAGGGAAATTCACATGCGGGATCGGCAAATGTCACCATGGCAGGGGAGCTGGAAATGTTGAagcaaaaaatacaaaaactaGAGAATACTGACCCGCGGGAATCCGCGCGGATCAAAAGTTTGGGATGTCCCTTCTCTCCGGAAATCATTGGGGAGCCATTGCAAGTCTATTTCAAATCCGCCAAAATCAAAGAGTATGATGGCAGCGCTGATCCCGAGGAGCATGTAACCCGGTTTGAGAATGTGGCAATGTTGCATTGTTATGGGGATCAAATCAAGTGCAAGGTATTTCTAACTACCTTGGTGGACTCCACCCAGAGATGGTTCGAAAATCTGGAGGAAGGAAGCATCAAGACTTTCAAAGAATTCCGGGAGGTCTTTTTGCAACACTTCAGCAGCAGCAAGCGATACAAGAAAACCACCCTCAGTCTCTTCGAGATAAAGCAGCTGAACGAGGAGTCTCTAAGAGCTTATATTAAAAAGTTCAATAGAGTGGCCTTGGAAGTACCTGCATGTGCACCTGAAACCAAAATCACTGCTTTCACGCAAGGGCTCAGAGAAGGATAATTCTTCCGGTCTCTGGTCAAGAGGGCCCCCCGGTACTTCGAGGACCTCTTGGCTCAAGCCGAGAAATATATCAATATGGAGGGGCTCTGAGTTTGGTCCGGCGTACCCTATTGACGGGATACTGGTGGCCCACCCTGCAGCAGGATGCCCGGCAGGTAGTCAAGACGTGTGAAGGATGCCAAAGGTTTGGGAACTTCTCTCATAAGCCAGCGGCGGAGTTACAACCGATGTGGGCATCCTGCCCTTTTGATCAGTGGGGCATGGATATCGTGGGACCATTTTCTGTGGGCCCTGGACAAAAAAAGTTCTTGTTGGTGGCAGTGGATTATTTCTCTAAATGGGTGGAGGCTGAGCCATTAGCAAGAATCACTGAAGAGGCGGTGTTGGGATTTATTTGGAAGAACATTGTCTGCCGGTTTGGTTTGCCTCGGAAGCTTGTCTCGAACAATGGGAGGAAGTTCCagggaaagaaaataaaagattgGTGCACAGAGATGATGGTAAAAGAGGTATTCACTTCCGTGGCGTACCCCCAAAGCAACGGACAAACGGAAGTAATTAACTGGACTATCATCCAAACTTTACAAACCTGACTTTTTGGTGCTGGTAAAAGTTGGGTGGAGGAGGTTCCCGGTGTGCTATGGTCTTACCGCACTACCCCCAGGACGGCCACAGGAGAAACACCTTTCAGCTTGGTGTATGGGTCCGAAGCTGTGATCCCAGTGGAAATAGGACAAACCTCCCCCGGGTGAGAGCTCACCAAGAGGGAGAAACCATGGATAGGATGCAAGAAttagacctgattgaagaaaaaaGAGAACGGGCCACTATTCGAATGGAAGCCTATCGGAGTAGGATAGTCAAGGCG
It encodes:
- the LOC140887640 gene encoding histone H2A.1, giving the protein MKGSGGRKGGGPKKKPVSRSLKAGLQFPVGRIGRYLKKGRYAQRVGTGAPVYMAAVLEYLAAEVLELAGNAARDNKKNRIIPRHVLLAVRNDEELRKLLAGVTIAYGGVLPNINPVLLPKKSERVAEKAPKSPSKAKKSPKKA